The nucleotide sequence TGATGTATTGTTTGATATTTTATATTGTGGCATTTGCCATTCGGACATCCACCAGGTAAGAAGCGAATGGGGGCCGGCTATTTACCCCATCGTTCCCGGTCATGAGATCGTGGGACGTATTACTGCGGTTGGTACAAATGTTTCGCGTTTCAAAGCAGGCGACCTCGCCGGTATCGGCTGCATGGTGAATTCCTGCCAGCATTGCGACAGCTGCCAGAGCGGGAAAGAGCAATTCTGCGATAACAAACAAACGGTGTGGACCTATAACTCACTGGAGAAGGATAAAAAAACGGTGACTTACGGAGGATACTCCGATAAGATCGTGTGTGATCAGCATTTTGTATTGCACGTCTCCGATAAACTGGATCTTAAAGCGGTGGCGCCTTTGCTTTGTGCCGGCATTACCACCTATTCACCCCTGCGTAAATGGAAAATAGGAAAAGGACATAAAGTGGGCGTACTGGGGCTGGGAGGTCTCGGGCATATGGCAGTGAAATTTGCCGTTTCTTTTGGTGCCGAGGTGACGATGCTGAGCACATCGCCTTCAAAAGAAGCGGATGCCAAACGCCTTGGGGCCCACAAATTCGTGCTGACGAAGGATCCGGAACAGGTCAAAAGCCTGGATCGTTATTTCGACTTTATCATTGATACGGTTTCCGCCCCCCACGATTATGATATGTACCTGCAGATGCTGAAAACAGACGGAGCGCATATTTGTGTGGGATTGCCGCCGGAACCCCTCCGGATCACCGGCAACAGCTTAATGCGGGGGAACCGGGTGCTGACCGCGTCTTCCATCGGAGGGATCCCGGAAACACAGGAAATGCTGGACTATTGTGCCGCACATGATATCGTCAGTGATATCGAACTGATCGATATCAAAGATGTAAATACCGCTTACGAGCGTGTGTTAAAAAGCGATGTGAAGTACCGTTTTGTAATTGACATGGCGACCCTGTAAAAGGGCTGTAAAAAGAAAGCGGTCCTGGTTCCTCTATGGGAGCCGGGACCGCTTTTTTATTTCGTTGTCAGCTTATAGATCGTTTTAGTATAAGAAACGGCACCGGGCTCCAAAATCGTATTGGGAAAGGATGCTATGTTAATTGCATTGGGGTGTACCTGTGTTTCAAAGCAGAACCCGGAAAAAGCAGTATACTGCTGTCCGCCTTTTCCTTTGATTTCCGGTGAGCCGTAACTGTTGTACAGGTGTACCAGCGGTGCGGTGGTATACACTTCCAGTTTAACATCTTCCTCATCGCACCAGGCTTCAGCCGCAACCTGCTCGATGCCGGGATGGTCCAGCGGGTAGCTGATATCGATGCCCTGTTCCGGATCGCTGATATTCCCGGTTTCCTGGTAAGTGCTGAAATCATTGCGGGTACCCGTCACAGGCAGCAGTTTTCCCGTGGTGCAATAATTGGCGTCCTGCTCCAGGTAATGCGAGGCATGTATGCACAAATGCTGATTATCGATACGTCCCTTGCCATTGTTCAGATTAAAATAACTGTGATGGGTAAGGTTCACCGCAGTGGGCTGATCGGTGGTGGCCTTGTATTCATAGCTGAATTCATTTTCTTCATTCAGCGAAAAAATGATCTGGACAGTCAGGTTGCCCGGAAAAC is from Niabella beijingensis and encodes:
- a CDS encoding NAD(P)-dependent alcohol dehydrogenase, translated to MINAKGYAAHSKTDALKPWDFERRELGADDVLFDILYCGICHSDIHQVRSEWGPAIYPIVPGHEIVGRITAVGTNVSRFKAGDLAGIGCMVNSCQHCDSCQSGKEQFCDNKQTVWTYNSLEKDKKTVTYGGYSDKIVCDQHFVLHVSDKLDLKAVAPLLCAGITTYSPLRKWKIGKGHKVGVLGLGGLGHMAVKFAVSFGAEVTMLSTSPSKEADAKRLGAHKFVLTKDPEQVKSLDRYFDFIIDTVSAPHDYDMYLQMLKTDGAHICVGLPPEPLRITGNSLMRGNRVLTASSIGGIPETQEMLDYCAAHDIVSDIELIDIKDVNTAYERVLKSDVKYRFVIDMATL
- a CDS encoding aldose epimerase family protein — its product is MIEITEQLATQHPNGKDVYIFTLKNGSGTEVILTNYGAIIMSIKVRKSDGTFNDIVLGFDTPQEYWSERYLQNYPYYGAAIGRYANRISPELITIGAADYTLNTVAPGYQLHGGKEGFDKKVWDKISAGDGRVVLQYISPDGEEGFPGNLTVQIIFSLNEENEFSYEYKATTDQPTAVNLTHHSYFNLNNGKGRIDNQHLCIHASHYLEQDANYCTTGKLLPVTGTRNDFSTYQETGNISDPEQGIDISYPLDHPGIEQVAAEAWCDEEDVKLEVYTTAPLVHLYNSYGSPEIKGKGGQQYTAFSGFCFETQVHPNAINIASFPNTILEPGAVSYTKTIYKLTTK